CGCCAAGGGAGTCTGGCGCAAGACACGAGGAAGATCCACCTGTGGACGCCGATCCCGAGAGATCCAGCGGCAATCATGCGCACGGGATCCCCGGCGGATCTGCCGCCTACACCAACCGCAGGATCCACGGGTGGCCCGTCTGCGTCCGACACGCGGGCTGTCTCCACCGAGCGGTCGGGCGGGACCGGACCTGGCGCGTCCCCCCGCGCCAACTGGCGCTCGTCGACTGGGTCGCCCGCGCTGGGACCAGATCTGTCGTTGTCTCGGGCGCGGGATCCCACACCGGATGGCACGACAGCCGAGGTTGATTCTCAGGCAAACAAAAAGGAATTTATCAACTTTTTTTCTTATTGTTGAATAAtgccaaatcaaatcaaaaaaatATGCAAAAGTAAAAAGGAAATGAATTACTCTTCCATGGAAGAAAAGAATGAACACAGCAGCAAAAAACATTAAGGTAGTCTGACTGCATTACACATACACAAGTATGTGTGAGCGACCAAAAATCCACACAAAATCCATGGTATCGTGCTTATTACATGAATGATAGAAAATCAAAGTTGTCCATGCCGGGAAACGTGCTTCCGGACTTAAAACAAACGACTGAAACTAGAATCTTGAATCATGTATGATGTCTTCACGCCTTGCTTTTCTTTGCGATGTCGCGGATTTTGTTCTTCACACATTCGAGCGTGTTGGTAGGTGAGAGAACCAACTCGGTGATGAGACGCCTTCTCCTTGCATTAACCGTGCCCTGCAATTTTTAGAACAAGGTTTAATGAATAGAAGTTGGTATTATACGACAATTGTACAAGTGTACGAGCAGAGAGGACAAATTACCTGGGTAAAATCGGCGGTCCATCGATCCCCGTCCCAATGCTCCATAACTTCAATCACAAAAAGGCCACAAGAGTTCCTAATATATATGCAAACATTAGTCACCGTGCACACGAACATGTCTTTCGTAAGTAGAAAATGATGAACCATAACTCACCCGTCCTCTTGTAGTGGCATGTCGATCTGAGGTATGATAGGCCACTTAGTGACGTCTGGATATTTGCCAGGTGTAATACGGTTTGCCTCTTCCATATCAATTGCTATTGCTAGTCGCTATTTGAAAGAAAGTAGTAGTGAGAAACCATATGACATTTCATATGAAGAATGCTCAATGTCGGGGAGGGTACCAGTGCTTTCACAATGTCGAGAGAGAACTCGAGAGGATAGAGCGAATCAAAAACTCGGAATTCTTTCTTGCGGTTGTGCATCACCACGGTGATCCAGTGTGTATTGCCGACGTTCAACAGGATAAACGACTGAAATGTGGAACACATTTGTAATCAGATGCAATTATGCTTGTTGAAATGAAGGTTAATGAACTAGTAAGAACATATCGTACCTTATCATGGACGGTATACTCGTCCAGAACCCTACGTACTGCTCCAGCTCTGCTCAGCGCACTATCCATGTTGTATTTCGACGGTTTAGGGTTGTCTCGTGCCTTAGCACGATCAACAAGGTATTTGGACCTCCAGGCTGGACAGAGGTGCCGATCATGACCAACGCGCAGAGCCAAATGTGTCTGATAAGCATCGATAATCTGCGTAAAATAATAGAACATTTTATTTTCATAGGTGACACCTAGATTATGCACTTAAATAGCAGGACATGGTAATAGATCTTACGTCATCCGCCAGCCATGTATGCTCAAGTACATGTCGTATACTCTCCACAGTCACAGAGGTGCCACGTTCATTGTAGTAAACTCTTTTTGTCATATTCTTCTCACACCGAGCAGCTGCCTCCACAAACGCAACAGCAGCATCAATGAGTTCCGGTGTCAAATCGTCCTTAACAGAGCCTTCCATGTCATTGTCACTAAACAGAGCTGCATGATAAATTACGAACGTCACGAACGGTGAGTACATGAAATGGTAGTAAATTAAGCACTCAGATAGCTACTAACGGTACCTCTAGTTGCGGTAGTGTTGCCGGATGGCTTAGTACCACGAGCGCTTCGCTTGCCGGGCTTGTCAAGTTTAAAgggggattcaaatttcttgGGAACAGTCCGTCGGCGCTTCCCGGATATAACATCGTCTTCTTTTGCGGTTGCTGCAGACTTTTTCCCCTTGCTCTTACCCACCATCCTGTCGATAGAACTTGCAGAAATGTCAATGTCGGACGATTCTGGTCGAGGAGAATTACCTACAATCCAAGGGTTCTCCGGTGTTGCGCCACACTCATCAGTAGGCTTCGTTGTCTTGTCAACATTTAACTTGGCAGGTGTTTTCTAGTTAACAAAAAAATAATGTGATAGGTTCAGTTAACGAAAATGAAGATGCATAATTGAGATAAATGAAGACAAATAAATGAAAACATACTTCCTCATCATCGTTGTTCTGGTTTACAACAGGCTCGTCAGGCTGTGTCAAATCAATCACCGGCTCTAGACCGTCAGAGTCATCCTTGTACACgaattcttttttttcttctggcGGGCCATTCTCAAAGGAATCCACTTCTAGGTCGGCATCGTTGTTGCCGGAAGCCGCAGGAGCCGCTGGCTTGTACATCACACCATTTTGGTTCAACTTCTCTAACAATCTCTGCATTACataaaaaatattaattaatgtCGGCACGGTTTTGCAACTTCAAAAATGTTGTAAACATAGAATTAAGGGTGTGTCACCTCGGCTACTTGTTCTAGTATTTCCTTCATTTGGCTGCGTATGTAATCCATACACCGCTTCATGATGAGGTTCATCATCTCGTCCGCGTTTGAGGCTAACTTGGACTTCTTTGCCGCACCAACGGCGGGCTTCATTTTTGGCTTTTCTGGTTTGGGTACTTTGCGCTCCTGCGCCCTATACTCCTTGGTTATGTTGTCTTCAATCTGCATGTGAAATACAAGTATATGTGATCAATAAAAATATTAATACAACTAATTATGTTATATAAAAGTTAAGAAGTACCCAACGTAATGAATTACCTTGATGTTACCACGGCCACGGCCTTGGTCATAATCAAACTTGTCTCTCCTTGAGGCTGCAGCTTCAGTCCAATTCCTCATTAGAGGTTCCATGGACAAGCTAGGATTGAATGCGCATTCACCTTCCAGAGGCTGAACCTTCTCCCAGTACAGGTACTGCATGAATATGAAAAATTACAATTAGTACTATACAGCAGGTAAATTAGCAATCATATTTTTTTTGCAATGGTACAAGTCTGAAAGGTGTACCTGCAGGAGAGCTAAGTTCCCTCTCGGCCATTGGCGGAGGTGTTTGCCTTTCCTCACGTTGCGAAGGCAGTCCAGCAGAACCCGGAGGGTGAATGCATTCCAATTAATCTTCGATATACGCTTCACATCGTCCACCAATGCGTAATATTGCTTTGGTACAGTCTTGCTCGACATGGGAGCAAGAACTGTTCCAAGCAACACGAGGACAACTCTCCGAAGGAAATCGTCGTCGGCAGATTTATTTTTTGTGATGTCCACAATCAGATCATCGATGACTATGTTTCCTGTGGTCTTGCTCAGGAATTGAGGCGGCACTCGATCTTTAACATCCTCACCTTCCTCACCGAGAATACCTTCTGCCGACAGTCCGTGGTTCTCCAAGGCCAAGATGCACTCAACATCCACGGCACCGAGAGACACTTCGCCAACCAAGTCTTGTACAATGAATCTGCCCTTGCTAGGATCAAATATCTCAACCATGTACCGGATCAACAGTGTACGCATCTTCAACGAAGGTATCTGAAGCATGCTACGGAGTGGTGTTTCGGCAAGTGCGGCCCGTTAACCGGAAGATAGACCGGCAATAAGTTTGCACCATTTTTCTACGGCGCAAACAATTTCTCCGTTGAGTTCATCCATCCTGTTAAAAAATATACTAGTACCATAAATTATGTAATCAAATTTTTTCCTAACATATTGTTGCATAAAACATAATAATGGAATACACTATCCCACAGTAGATAGAAAACTATACAACATAATTTATTCATACTGAAACATTCAGCAGAGACACGTGCATCACATAAAATGACAGTTTAACAAGTACTTATTTAACCAATTAGTTTCATAATAAAAAGCAACATAATTTATCtaatcatttattttcatatggTACTGTACAAATAGATATAAGAATCGGTGACAGTGCCTAATTAACAGTAaattgaaaagaaaaaaaacgaaATTATGCATACTGGAACATGCatcaaacaaacgtgcatcacataCAATATTAGTCGGCGTCTCATAGTTGCAACATGCATCTCTTAGGGCATTGCTATAACTTAAAGTGACTATGCTATAACTAACACTGATAAAAAATTGTTGTTTATTCATCAATCCAACCTACAAGTGAAAGACAGCAAACAACATGCAGAAACTAATTTGCAATCGTAGGGCTATCTAATCAAATACACGCACAAACAAATCTAGTGTCATAGGCCTATCTAATCTAATACACGCACAAACAAAAAACATCTACTCCAATAGATGTAATGCGAAGATTATGCGCTAATTAATCTTAGTCCTATCGAATCTAACACACGCACAAAGAAAAGCATCATGGATGCGGTACGGTTGCCAACATACTGGATCGCTCGATGAAGATGGAAGTTGTCGGCGTTGTAACGTGGACGCAGTTCGTCCACGACGGCCAGCACGCGCTGATGACCTGGATGTTCTCGACGATCTTGCTGGGGTTGGGCCGATGCTAGGGACGCAGCTGTCGTCGACACGGCGGTAGGAGCCGTCGTAGACGACATGAAAGACGATGCCGAGACTAAATAGGAGGAGGAGGATCTCCTAGGTCGTCGTAACCACCAGGGATAGAACGCCCGTGATCTTTGCCTTCCTTAATTGAGGAGAGGCAGTACGTGCTCCTAAATTAAAGGGATAGGCTTCCCACGCTCGAGTTTTTTTTGTAGATTCCGATCCGGGAATTGTGTAACAAATCGCAGATGCTCCTCTCTTTGAGCGATGAGTGGCTCGTTTCATgtactttttttcttttctttttcatatTAGAAAATTTTGATATCAAATAATTATTTCAACTCAACTAAATGGCCCCAATTTTTTTCAcacaatgggatgaccatggacatcatgcatgccaattctcatcgatttccgacactcggtgcatttactaggattttgccggcgaaaagaacccgaaacgttgcccggacgtgacgcaacgttcgttcggtgtcaggaatggctcacatgttgcatgggggcctacattgggcatcctcacatggtgccaaagtttggtgtcatttcatgcaggccagcacatagcacatgtgcaatcaccatcattcgggtctgccgtaggggagcccgaaggacgttgtttttctggactcaaccaaatggccccaaaGATTTTTCACgcaatgggatgaccatggacatcatgcatgccaattctcatcgatttccgacactcgatgcatttactaggattttgccggcgaaaagaacccgaaacgctacccggacgtgacgcaacgttcgttcggtgtcaggaatggctcacatgttgcatgggggcctacattgggcatcctcacatggtgccaaagtttggtgtcatttcatgcaggccagcacatagcacatgtgcaatcaccatcattcgggtctgccgtagggggagcccgaaggacgttgtttttctggactcaaccaaatggccccaaatttttttcacgcaatgggatgaccatggacatcatgcatgccaattctcatcaatttccgacactcgatgcatttactaggattttgccagcgaaaagaacccgaaacgctgcccggacgtgacgcaatgttcgttcggtgtcaggaatggatcacatgttgcatgggggcctacattggtcatcctcacatggtgccaaagtttggtgtcatttcatgcaggccagcacatagcacatgtgcaatcaccatcattcgggtctgccgtagggggagcccgaaggacgttgtttttctggactcaaccaaatggccccaaatttttttcacgcaatgggatgaccatggacatcatgcatgccaattctcatcgatttccgacactcgatgcatttaggATTTTGCCAGCGAAAAGAACCCGAaacgctgcccggacgtgacgcaatgtttgttcggtgtcaggaatggctcagatgttgcatgggggcctacattgggcatcctcacatggtgccaaagtttggtgtcatttcatgcaggccagcacatagcacatgtgcaatcaccatcattcgggtctgccgtagggggagcccgaaggacgttgtttttctggactcaaccaaatggccccaatttttttcacacaacgggatgaccatggacatcatgcatgccaattctcatcgatttccgacactcgatgcatttactaggattttaaAAAACAATTCAAATGTAAAAAAGATAAGATCTATTAGAATGAAGAAGTAAAATAAAAGATAACATATTATCTTacattttgaaaatatttcaaatataaTGAAGAGAGCAAATATTAGAATGGagaagtgaaataaaacagaacatTTTATTTTACAAACTAAAAACATTTCAAATATAATAAAGATAAGAAATATTAGAATGAAGAATTGAAATAAAACACACCATTTTAGTTTATATTTCGTAAATATTATCAATATAAAAACGAGAACGAACAAATGAAATAAAACACAACAAAATTTggcatatttttttaattttagtaaacactgttagaaataatatagaaaaaagagatttgattttaaatattagaaatataaacaagaaaataaattttgGAGTTAAGAAGTGAAAAACAAAGAGAATATAAAACAGATCAGTGCGCGGGTAAGGCTGCCCTGGGCCAGCCCGCCCGAATTGGGCCCAAGGCAGAGCTGCGCAAGGCACAGCGCAGCGCACAGCCGtggggtggtgggagtttagtcccacctcgccaagcgagagaGCGCCGCACTGGTTTATATACCCGGCTGCGACTCCCCTCCCAAGCTCCTATCATATGCATGCAGTACATTGCCTAACTCTCAGCCCCTCTGCCCCGTGGGGCCTACTAGCAGCAGAGATATTCTGCaccacgggcctgcatcctggcccatgaacggctgggttcctagtcgtatgcaggccgtggtgTATGAATCCTCCTGCTCTGGTAGGTGGGCACTTTTTTTGGCATAttgccatgtgttttgatctTCAAATCACACACTAAATTATACACAGGCTCACTTGCATTCAATACACATTTTTTTGCATATATGACAAGTTAATGTTTTGACCTTCAAATCACCTAATAAATTTTACACATGCTCACTTACATGTAATACACATGGCTATTAATGGGATTTCAACAAAAATGAGGCCGTGGTGTATGAATTCTGCTCCCACATGCATGCCATGGTCATGGTAGGGTGTGCATAAAGTTTGGGATCATTTGGTGGGACCGGCAAGGAAAACCTCTTTCAAACTTGCCGGCTTGTACATGGTTCATGTGGAGGCATGCATGAGATGACCCCAATTTTTTCGGAGCATGTGGGCATGGCCAATGTGGTCCCCCAGGCAAGGTGTGCACGAATTCGGACACAATACACACGTTGCGTCATGTCGGGGCACTGTTCTAGGGTTTTATCGCTAACCTTGCAGGGTTAAGCTATGTATTTGAATCTAGAACCAAATTAACGCAACCTTAGAGTTGAAGAACTGGCTGATCCATATATCATTAATAATGCTCTATTTCCACTTCAAGCCAGCATAAACCTATATAACCAAAAGCCAGCATGGCCCGCAGTCTGCCTAACCCATCATCCTAGGCTTACAAAGTTCATGAGCACCGCAAAATAACAGCAACAACTACTAAAACATCGCAACAAAGTAAAGGCCACATCTTCAGCAGGAAGTAGAGTCTTCTTTTTTATCCTTCCAGTCTTGCTACGTTGATTCTCCACCCCTGCTTCACTGTGTACACTTCACTTGCTACTCGCTCTAGCAGTCTTGCTCCCACCTCCAGCACCTTTTTTGTGGCTCCTTTGTCTGCAAAATAGATCAATCAACAATCCTATTAGGGGCTACATTTTTCATGCAGAGAAATAACTATAGTTTTCCCAATACTGCAGTACTAAAATCACATTTATTAGGGGCAACCAAACAGCTCACTGTAAATAAAACTAACATAATCTCAAATACTGAAGTATTCTCAAAGAACTTAGAACATAGTATGCTATCAAACGGGTCCAAACTAACTCACACAGATAGACTAACTGAAGACACTGACATGCCATCACTCTGTTTTCTTGTCCTTCAACTTGCTGATGCGCTCTGAGTGACGAATGCCCATACGGATGTAGGTCTCCGCTTCAATCGGCATGATCCTGTCTTCGAGCTGCGGGATCCCTGGACCCACAATCTGCACGTCCGTCGGCTGCTCCTGGACAACATCATCCTGCTCCTCCTCTGCAGCACTGTCGTCCAGCAGCAGAACAACCTCCTCTTCCCCGCTCTCATCCTTGCTCTGGTCCACATCTTCGCTATCACTCTCATCCTCCCTATGCTCCACATCTTCACTATCACTGTCATCCTTTCTTTGCTCCACATCACTGTCAGAGTGAACATTGGACTGATCAACCGGAGCAGGCACCGCGAGCAACACTCCGACAAGATCTGGCACTGGAATaggaggggcgcggcggcgggagcgGTACATGTACCACCTCGCACGCTGACGCGGATCCGGGGAGTTCTCCGCTTTGTTCATAGCCCAGAGGAAAACCTGGACTGGAACAACTCCTCGAGCAGGACCAAACAACGATTTCTTCTCATTGCCCGTAAGCACTTTGATGAGACCCCTACCGTGGTCGATGAACATCTGCAAGCTGGGAAACCAGCTGCAGATCTCCTCCACATTCGCCCTCTTCTCCAGATCGCCCTGACAGAACTTCCCAACTGCCTCCTCCCACTTTTCTTGAGCGCGGCGGCAATCACTTGCCGACCGCGACCTCCTTCCCTTCTTGTCCCCCATCGCCGGCGACGCCAGATGTGAGATTTGAGCACACGGAGTGAATGGGGAACAGAAGCAAAGACCTAGGGTTCATATCTGCCAGATGAAATGGGGAATTTTTCCCCTCTCCAGCTGATAACCGCGTGTGAGGCCGGCCTGGAACGGCCCACCCAAATTATGCCCAAATCAAAGCCGCGGCGGGCACTGTCTcggggtggtgggagtttagtcccacctcgccaacggAGAGGAGCTCGCACCGGTTTATAAACCCACCTGAGCTAATCATCTCAAGTTCCTATCTAAAGCAGGCAGCTCATTGCCTAACTAGTCTCTCTCTGCCCCGTTGGGCCTACCGGCAACTTATATACATTCAccgcgggcctgcatcctggcccaatgggttactagtcgtatgcaggccgtggggTTTCATATAAATGCTGTTGGTGTAGGCTGgcattttttattatttatttaatttttttgcaTATGTCACATGTCTAATTTTTTGCATATGTCACATGTCAAATTTTACAAACAAGTTGgcaatttttattatttatttaatttttttgcaTATGTCACATGTCTAATTTTTTGCATATGTCACATGTCAAATTTTGCAAACAAGTTTGAATCATTAAATTTTCAAATTATAAATTAAATTTaaaatttaaaaatattaaaaatatttggACCAAACATTTCCACCATGTGAGGATACCCAAAGTAAATTTTTAAATTTGTATTCAATTTTTTGCATATGTCAAATGTCTAATTTTGCACACAAGTTTGAAACAAAATATgtcctctagactgactggtcaaaacatcggtctatacctcaagggggcattgtaaagtattatttttccaaaaaaaatgcatagccatgtttggcacatgtgggtcaccatgtacaagaaaatttgggtgatttggaggtggtggaaaaaatcacgtatgttcaaaaactggcttaagttagaccaaatggcccctccggaatgcgatgattttttctaccacctccaaatcacctcagttttggcacacatgatctcttgcacaacaaagctagttttctagattgactggtcaaaacatcggtctatacctcaagggggcttTCGGGGTGTTGACATGCTAGGCCGGAAATGCGCGTGTCAGAGATCGTACTTGCGTGTATAATCCCAAACTTTCTTCATGGCATCCCATGACCCCATAGAGAATGCATGCATAATGGTTTCCATGTGGGACAAAATTTTGAATGTTTTTACGGttttgtgtgtgggggggggttaGGGTTCAGGGTACATGCCACATTGTTCACATTGTCCAATTAACACTTTGTATAGATTTTTTGGGTAAAAAATGAACGAAATAATGCAACTAATCTGAACGTAACGTTTGGCATGTATCAAACCAAGTAGCCACTATTCCTCAAAAAAAACCAGTTAGCCACTAATT
The Aegilops tauschii subsp. strangulata cultivar AL8/78 chromosome 3, Aet v6.0, whole genome shotgun sequence genome window above contains:
- the LOC141042806 gene encoding uncharacterized protein, yielding MVEIFDPSKGRFIVQDLVGEVSLGAVDVECILALENHGLSAEGILGEEGEDVKDRVPPQFLSKTTGNIVIDDLIVDITKNKSADDDFLRRVVLVLLGTVLAPMSSKTVPKQYYALVDDVKRISKINWNAFTLRVLLDCLRNVRKGKHLRQWPRGNLALLQYLYWEKVQPLEGECAFNPSLSMEPLMRNWTEAAASRRDKFDYDQGRGRGNIKIEDNITKEYRAQERKVPKPEKPKMKPAVGAAKKSKLASNADEMMNLIMKRCMDYIRSQMKEILEQVAERLLEKLNQNGVMYKPAAPAASGNNDADLEVDSFENGPPEEKKEFVYKDDSDGLEPVIDLTQPDEPVVNQNNDDEEKTPAKLNVDKTTKPTDECGATPENPWIVGNSPRPESSDIDISASSIDRMVGKSKGKKSAATAKEDDVISGKRRRTVPKKFESPFKLDKPGKRSARALFSDNDMEGSVKDDLTPELIDAAVAFVEAAARCEKNMTKRVYYNERGTSVTVESIRHVLEHTWLADDIIDAYQTHLALRVGHDRHLCPAWRSKYLVDRAKARDNPKPSKYNMDSALSRAGAVRRVLDEYTVHDKSFILLNVGNTHWITVVMHNRKKEFRVFDSLYPLEFSLDIVKALRLAIAIDMEEANRITPGKYPDVTKWPIIPQIDMPLQEDGNSCGLFVIEVMEHWDGDRWTADFTQGTVNARRRRLITELVLSPTNTLECVKNKIRDIAKKSKA